The Crocosphaera subtropica ATCC 51142 genome includes a window with the following:
- the stpA gene encoding glucosylglycerol 3-phosphatase — MSSLPLHERTLSLDHEGLINVLANEPNLLIIQDLDGVCMGLVKDPLTRVMDSNYIEATRSFNGHFYVLTNGEHIGKRGVNLIIERAYGDPNLVKEKGFYLPGLAGGGVQWQDCHGEVSHPGVSDKELDFLARVPQYIEGSFKDFFANNNPNLDDTAIANYIQASILDNKVSPTANLNVFHEVFIEEEDYYFQLQQHIKQLMDDLLAKAGNEGLEDSFFIHYAPNLGRDEKGQEIMQEAKGKDSGTTDFQFMLKGGIKEVGVLGILNRYYYQRTGNYPLGEDFSVRNAPRNHHQLVALIKDNFDPEQMPTIVGVGDTVTSKAVKNNGKLSFGRGGSDRGFLQLIQEIGQEFNTGNLIVYIDSSAGEVKNRKPLKLEENNGQTYVIEGPGDPRDEDDPLTLNIAFPGGYQQYINCFQAAAKQRK; from the coding sequence ATGTCTTCTTTACCCCTCCATGAACGTACTTTATCCTTGGATCATGAAGGATTAATCAATGTATTAGCCAATGAACCTAACTTATTAATTATACAAGACCTTGATGGGGTTTGTATGGGGTTAGTTAAAGATCCTTTAACCAGAGTGATGGATAGTAATTATATCGAAGCAACCCGATCATTTAATGGACATTTTTATGTATTGACCAATGGGGAACATATCGGAAAACGTGGGGTTAATTTAATTATAGAACGGGCCTATGGTGATCCGAATTTAGTCAAAGAAAAAGGGTTTTATTTACCTGGTTTAGCAGGAGGTGGAGTACAATGGCAAGATTGTCATGGTGAGGTTTCTCACCCTGGGGTTAGTGATAAAGAATTAGACTTTTTAGCAAGGGTTCCTCAGTATATTGAAGGAAGTTTTAAAGACTTTTTTGCTAACAATAATCCCAATTTAGATGATACTGCGATCGCTAATTATATTCAAGCATCCATCTTAGATAATAAAGTGTCTCCCACGGCCAACTTAAACGTCTTTCATGAGGTATTTATTGAAGAAGAAGATTATTATTTTCAACTGCAACAACATATTAAACAATTAATGGATGATTTATTAGCAAAAGCTGGTAACGAAGGGTTAGAAGATTCCTTTTTTATTCATTATGCACCCAACTTAGGAAGGGATGAAAAAGGACAAGAAATTATGCAAGAAGCTAAGGGGAAAGACTCAGGAACCACTGACTTTCAATTTATGTTAAAAGGAGGCATTAAAGAGGTTGGAGTCTTAGGAATTTTGAACCGTTACTATTATCAACGTACGGGAAACTATCCCCTAGGAGAAGATTTTAGTGTGAGAAATGCACCACGAAACCATCATCAATTAGTTGCTTTAATTAAAGATAATTTTGATCCTGAACAAATGCCAACCATTGTCGGTGTAGGGGATACTGTTACCAGTAAAGCAGTAAAAAATAATGGAAAACTAAGTTTTGGTAGAGGAGGAAGCGATCGCGGATTTTTACAACTTATTCAAGAAATTGGCCAAGAATTTAACACTGGTAATCTGATAGTTTATATTGATAGTAGTGCAGGGGAAGTTAAGAACAGAAAACCTCTTAAACTAGAAGAAAACAATGGTCAAACTTATGTTATCGAGGGCCCCGGCGATCCTAGAGATGAAGATGATCCCTTAACTTTAAATATTGCTTTCCCTGGCGGATATCAACAGTATATTAACTGTTTCCAAGCAGCAGCAAAACAACGTAAATAA
- a CDS encoding DUF4330 domain-containing protein, which translates to MKLLDSKGRLFGKISILDLGAALAIFLVIVGIFVVPGKSGTSTIAQVASKPIEVDVIVRGLAVSDPDALINQFSETKKTNIVIRNQPSGEFEIKDIKPLPRTTVVPQPDGSVKALPDPRPEVVYFQDMILTLRGDAQITDTGAVVGQQKVKIGTLIELEGKDYNFNTSTIAVRIMN; encoded by the coding sequence ATGAAACTATTAGATTCTAAAGGCCGTTTATTCGGAAAAATTAGTATCCTAGACTTAGGGGCAGCTTTAGCCATTTTCTTGGTAATTGTGGGTATTTTTGTCGTTCCTGGCAAGTCCGGAACCAGTACCATTGCTCAGGTTGCTAGTAAACCCATCGAAGTCGATGTTATCGTACGGGGTTTAGCAGTCAGTGATCCTGATGCACTAATCAACCAGTTTAGTGAGACGAAAAAGACGAATATCGTTATCCGTAATCAACCCTCTGGGGAGTTCGAGATTAAAGACATTAAACCCCTTCCTCGAACCACCGTCGTGCCTCAGCCGGATGGCTCCGTTAAAGCTCTCCCTGATCCTAGACCAGAAGTTGTTTATTTTCAAGACATGATTCTCACGTTAAGAGGGGATGCACAAATTACCGATACCGGCGCAGTTGTGGGCCAACAAAAAGTTAAAATTGGTACTTTAATCGAGTTAGAAGGGAAAGATTATAACTTTAATACCAGTACCATTGCTGTTAGAATTATGAACTAA
- a CDS encoding ISAs1-like element ISCysp6 family transposase — protein MAKGFADQKQSSKKKKEKGNIASIDEIQNNLLGYVKEIEDPRVQRSKKHLLKDVLAIAILAVIAGSQGWEDMENYGIAKQEWLSEFLELPHGIPSDDTFRRVFERIDPESLQKCLQKWVQSIMNSIQGEIIPIDGKTLRGSYDRNAGQCALHTVTAWASQQSLVLGQVKVENYSNEITAIPALLELLDITGSIITIDAMGTQTSIIQQICRQKADYIVTLKANHPTLFSQVKQWFTDTQNNGWDGIEHDYYKSVTKGHHRTEKRYVWAIPVAAMGELYQQQQWHGLQTIVVVERIRHLWNKTTHDIQFYLTSLPPNAQFLCHAIRTHWSIENNLHWTLDVTFSEDQCRIRSEYSPQNFALLRRLALNVLHQEKTFKRSLRQKMKQAAMNNNYMMTVLNSFCQADFR, from the coding sequence ATGGCCAAGGGGTTTGCAGACCAAAAACAATCTAGTAAGAAAAAAAAGGAAAAGGGAAATATAGCATCTATTGATGAAATCCAAAACAATTTATTAGGCTATGTCAAAGAAATAGAAGATCCTAGAGTACAAAGAAGCAAAAAACACCTCCTTAAAGATGTATTGGCGATCGCTATATTGGCAGTCATTGCAGGGTCCCAAGGTTGGGAAGATATGGAGAACTATGGTATCGCAAAACAGGAGTGGTTATCAGAGTTTCTAGAACTCCCTCACGGAATCCCGAGTGATGACACATTTAGAAGAGTTTTTGAGAGAATTGATCCAGAATCGCTGCAAAAATGCCTACAAAAATGGGTTCAATCTATAATGAATTCAATTCAAGGAGAAATTATCCCCATCGATGGCAAAACATTAAGGGGTTCTTACGATCGCAACGCCGGACAGTGCGCTTTACATACGGTCACAGCGTGGGCATCCCAGCAGAGTCTGGTGTTAGGACAAGTCAAAGTTGAAAACTACTCCAATGAAATTACGGCCATTCCTGCCTTACTCGAACTATTAGACATTACAGGCTCGATCATTACCATTGATGCAATGGGAACTCAAACCAGCATTATCCAACAAATTTGTCGGCAAAAAGCTGACTACATTGTTACTCTCAAAGCTAACCATCCTACTTTATTTTCTCAAGTCAAGCAATGGTTTACTGATACCCAAAACAATGGCTGGGATGGCATTGAACATGATTACTACAAAAGTGTAACCAAGGGCCACCACCGCACCGAGAAACGATACGTTTGGGCTATACCAGTAGCAGCTATGGGAGAGCTTTACCAGCAACAACAATGGCATGGACTGCAAACTATTGTCGTAGTCGAACGCATCCGTCACTTGTGGAACAAGACTACCCACGATATTCAGTTTTATCTGACCTCTTTACCTCCCAATGCCCAATTCCTTTGCCATGCGATCCGCACCCATTGGAGCATTGAGAATAACCTTCATTGGACACTCGATGTCACTTTTTCTGAAGATCAATGCCGTATTCGGTCAGAATATAGTCCACAGAACTTTGCTCTTCTAAGACGATTGGCTCTTAATGTTCTCCATCAAGAAAAAACATTTAAACGTAGTCTTCGCCAGAAAATGAAGCAAGCTGCTATGAACAACAACTATATGATGACTGTTCTCAATTCCTTCTGTCAAGCGGATTTTAGATGA
- a CDS encoding DUF262 domain-containing protein, with product MVAGAYDQHKYEIIDGQQRIATFTLLVACLIKSYKTLELDTKKSGDNKNLKIIQKRHQELFSRFIEFEQEIQRPFSSVEVLTLSKADHSFYSNLIRDLHPEPSRDSHKKMLSAYKKMNETLISIMERCTNIEDKIDDLEVIQKILDNDFTVLHMVTDKKEDAFRLFQVINDRGTNLTDGDLLRAKTLELLEQFYHDQRIVEEIWDYILADSPSDTSDYLNWIYDSFQGKRPKQNAVFDMFLDKFFPEHNKTDLQEEDAEKIRKMMQDIKEYIIRCRKLVQGQWLYPDKQPLTAWDRTRLNLVIVELGHTLSIPLLLSASQLDDKKFSEIVQMVERTFFRYKLVCNEHITPLKNIYSQEAVAIRKNAQSYNPETLREKLNNLIQSKTSDSIFKNNLKNLKYQETGTSNKPLKYFLMSIEYYYQWYSNGSTGKPLCLDKSRVYDFAGTSIEHIYPRNPKQTDKDDHIEPIKNSLGNLTIMDPQQNGIGDNEPFLRKKTLYQQSSVFLNKEIGNKPHWTLEEISNHEDFLIDAAVKIFRP from the coding sequence CTGGTTGCTGGTGCATATGATCAACATAAATACGAAATTATTGATGGACAACAAAGAATTGCTACATTTACTTTATTAGTTGCTTGTTTAATTAAGTCTTATAAAACTTTAGAATTAGATACTAAAAAATCAGGTGATAATAAGAATTTGAAAATCATACAGAAACGACATCAAGAATTATTTAGTAGATTTATTGAATTTGAACAAGAAATCCAAAGGCCATTCTCGTCTGTAGAAGTCTTGACACTATCAAAAGCAGATCATTCTTTTTATAGTAATTTAATTCGTGATCTTCATCCTGAACCTTCAAGAGATTCACATAAAAAAATGTTATCTGCATATAAAAAAATGAATGAAACATTAATATCAATTATGGAGCGATGTACTAATATTGAAGATAAAATAGATGATCTTGAAGTTATTCAAAAAATTTTAGATAATGACTTTACAGTATTACACATGGTCACAGATAAAAAAGAAGATGCTTTTAGATTATTTCAAGTGATAAATGATAGAGGGACAAATCTTACTGATGGAGATTTATTAAGAGCTAAAACTTTAGAACTTTTGGAGCAATTTTATCATGATCAAAGAATTGTTGAAGAAATATGGGATTATATTTTAGCTGACTCTCCTTCAGATACCAGCGATTATTTGAATTGGATTTATGATTCTTTTCAAGGAAAGCGACCCAAACAAAATGCTGTGTTTGATATGTTTCTTGATAAATTTTTTCCTGAACATAACAAAACTGATTTACAGGAAGAAGATGCAGAAAAAATTAGAAAAATGATGCAAGATATAAAAGAATATATTATTAGATGTAGAAAGTTAGTACAAGGACAATGGTTATATCCAGATAAGCAACCACTAACTGCTTGGGATAGAACTCGTTTAAATCTTGTCATAGTTGAACTTGGTCATACGCTATCCATTCCATTATTGCTTTCAGCATCCCAATTAGACGATAAAAAATTTTCAGAAATCGTTCAAATGGTAGAGAGAACATTTTTTAGATATAAATTAGTTTGTAATGAGCATATAACTCCTTTAAAAAATATTTATTCACAAGAAGCTGTTGCTATACGTAAAAATGCTCAATCTTATAATCCTGAAACTCTTAGAGAAAAATTAAATAATTTAATCCAATCAAAAACATCTGACTCAATATTTAAGAATAATTTAAAAAATCTTAAATATCAAGAAACTGGTACGAGTAATAAACCTCTGAAATATTTTTTGATGTCTATTGAATATTATTACCAATGGTATAGCAATGGGTCAACGGGCAAGCCTCTATGTCTTGATAAAAGTAGAGTTTATGATTTTGCTGGTACATCTATAGAACATATCTATCCTCGAAATCCGAAACAGACTGATAAGGATGATCATATTGAACCTATAAAAAATTCACTGGGTAATCTTACAATTATGGATCCTCAACAAAATGGAATAGGTGATAATGAACCATTTTTGAGAAAAAAGACACTTTATCAACAGTCATCTGTTTTCTTAAATAAAGAAATAGGGAATAAACCTCATTGGACACTTGAAGAAATAAGCAATCATGAAGACTTCCTGATAGATGCTGCTGTTAAAATATTCCGTCCATAA
- a CDS encoding XisH family protein, with amino-acid sequence MPAKDIYHDAVKNALIKDDWTITADPYRIKYKDAELFADLAAEKPIAAERSGHKIVVEIKSFLSPSPMRDFEIALGQYILYRNLINLTEPEYQIYLAIKDSIYVNLFERDSIKDITKINKLLLIVVDMEQEEILQWIN; translated from the coding sequence ATGCCAGCAAAAGACATTTATCATGATGCGGTTAAAAATGCTTTAATAAAAGATGATTGGACGATTACAGCCGACCCTTATAGAATAAAATATAAAGATGCTGAATTATTTGCTGATTTAGCAGCAGAAAAACCTATTGCTGCTGAACGCAGTGGACATAAAATAGTTGTTGAAATCAAAAGCTTTTTAAGTCCTTCTCCTATGAGAGATTTTGAAATTGCTTTAGGTCAATATATTTTATATCGAAACTTAATCAATCTTACTGAACCAGAATACCAAATTTATTTAGCTATTAAAGATAGTATTTATGTAAACTTGTTTGAAAGAGATTCTATCAAAGACATTACCAAAATAAATAAATTACTTTTAATTGTTGTTGATATGGAACAAGAGGAAATTTTACAATGGATAAACTAG
- a CDS encoding transposase family protein — MPKAEDIIDVVIGKPGPTSDINICRQTLNKFKINQTFSADKAYIGETQIITPHKKTKKRELTEAQIKENKALSSNRIFVEHLIRVVKVFKVVQERFRLHKSRYKSVLLTVCGLVRLRISSLILKIIESSQSGEVIDVIMSHSFMSKLELIPSTPY, encoded by the coding sequence TTGCCAAAAGCTGAAGATATTATTGATGTAGTAATTGGAAAACCTGGGCCGACAAGTGACATTAACATCTGTCGGCAAACTTTAAATAAATTCAAGATAAACCAAACTTTTAGTGCTGATAAAGCCTACATTGGAGAGACTCAAATTATCACTCCGCATAAAAAAACTAAGAAAAGAGAATTAACTGAAGCTCAAATAAAAGAAAATAAAGCTTTATCATCTAATCGGATTTTTGTTGAGCATTTAATTCGAGTTGTCAAAGTATTTAAAGTAGTTCAAGAAAGATTTCGCTTACATAAGAGTCGATATAAATCGGTTTTGTTAACCGTTTGTGGATTAGTTCGGTTGAGAATTAGTTCCTTGATTTTGAAAATAATAGAATCCTCCCAATCTGGAGAGGTAATTGACGTTATAATGAGCCATAGTTTTATGTCCAAATTAGAGTTAATTCCTTCAACCCCTTATTAA
- a CDS encoding universal stress protein, producing the protein MMYKKILVALASTDDCQTLFPKALTIAKQNNSLLKLFHCINTEVYFTPYGTFTTEEVTQLLPQWQDSLEGEQQQTKQWLTEYTQKAFSEGVTAEWDCTMGNPSSSIVKLAKNWEADLIIIGRRGLTGLEEMLLGSVSNYVVHHANCSVLLIQ; encoded by the coding sequence ATGATGTATAAAAAAATATTAGTGGCGTTAGCTTCTACTGATGACTGTCAAACGCTTTTTCCTAAAGCATTAACAATAGCGAAACAAAATAACAGTCTTTTAAAGCTATTTCATTGTATTAATACAGAGGTTTATTTTACCCCTTACGGAACCTTTACCACAGAAGAAGTGACTCAGCTACTTCCTCAATGGCAAGATAGTTTAGAAGGAGAACAACAACAAACAAAACAATGGTTAACAGAATACACTCAAAAAGCATTCTCAGAAGGGGTTACTGCAGAATGGGATTGTACCATGGGAAATCCTAGTTCTTCTATTGTTAAATTAGCAAAAAATTGGGAAGCAGACCTCATTATTATAGGACGTAGAGGATTAACCGGTTTAGAGGAAATGTTATTAGGCAGTGTCAGTAATTATGTGGTTCATCATGCAAATTGTAGTGTCTTATTAATTCAATAA
- a CDS encoding DUF433 domain-containing protein, translated as MNYQDIITIEPGKRSGKPCIRGMRITVYDVLSYLASGMTYEEILEEFPYLTKEDILACLSYQK; from the coding sequence ATGAATTACCAAGATATTATCACCATAGAACCTGGAAAACGTAGCGGAAAACCCTGTATTAGAGGGATGAGAATTACTGTTTATGATGTTCTCTCTTATCTCGCTTCTGGAATGACTTATGAAGAGATTTTAGAGGAGTTTCCCTACCTAACTAAAGAAGATATTTTAGCTTGTCTTAGTTATCAAAAATAA
- a CDS encoding XisI protein, which translates to MDKLEKYRQSIKKILTEYHEWVSGSSNLTRESCLIFDEVHDQYMWLFMGWERKKKIRNIHVHIRIKNDKIHIEEDWTEEGIANELLREGVPKEDIVLAFYDPETRKYTDFATA; encoded by the coding sequence ATGGATAAACTAGAAAAGTATCGCCAATCTATCAAAAAAATTTTAACAGAATACCATGAATGGGTTTCAGGTTCATCCAATTTAACCAGAGAAAGCTGTCTTATTTTTGATGAAGTACATGACCAATATATGTGGCTATTTATGGGATGGGAACGAAAGAAAAAAATTAGAAATATTCATGTTCATATTCGTATAAAAAATGACAAAATCCACATAGAAGAAGATTGGACAGAGGAAGGTATCGCTAATGAGTTATTAAGAGAAGGTGTCCCCAAAGAAGATATCGTTTTAGCTTTTTATGATCCCGAAACTCGTAAATATACAGACTTTGCTACAGCTTAA
- the hisB gene encoding imidazoleglycerol-phosphate dehydratase HisB has protein sequence MQTQNTSRSNSSPIIPSFPDRVAMVTRTTKETDVQVSLNLDGQGNCTAETGIPFLDHMLHQIASHGLIDLEIKATGDIEIDDHHTNEDVGITLGQALGKALGDRKGIVRFGHFLAPLDEALVQVALDFSGRPYLSYGLQIPTERVGTYDTQLVREFFVAIVNHSQMTLHIKQLDGINSHHIIEATFKAFARSMRMALEIDPRRAHSIPSSKGVLMA, from the coding sequence ATGCAAACTCAAAATACATCTCGTAGCAATTCTTCTCCTATTATTCCATCTTTTCCTGATAGAGTAGCTATGGTTACTCGTACCACTAAAGAAACTGATGTACAAGTTAGTTTAAATTTAGATGGTCAAGGAAATTGTACAGCAGAAACAGGTATTCCTTTTCTTGATCATATGTTACATCAAATTGCTTCTCATGGCTTAATTGACTTAGAAATTAAAGCAACAGGAGACATTGAAATTGATGATCATCATACCAACGAAGACGTAGGAATAACGTTGGGTCAAGCATTAGGAAAAGCATTAGGCGATCGCAAAGGAATTGTCCGGTTTGGTCACTTTTTAGCCCCCTTAGATGAAGCTTTAGTTCAAGTTGCTTTAGACTTTTCTGGACGACCTTATTTAAGTTATGGTTTGCAAATTCCTACTGAAAGAGTAGGGACTTATGATACACAATTAGTGAGAGAATTTTTTGTTGCTATTGTTAATCATAGTCAGATGACGCTACATATTAAACAACTAGACGGAATCAATTCCCATCATATCATAGAAGCGACCTTTAAAGCCTTTGCCAGATCCATGAGAATGGCCTTAGAAATTGATCCCCGTCGCGCCCATTCTATCCCTAGTTCAAAAGGAGTTTTGATGGCTTAA
- the acnB gene encoding bifunctional aconitate hydratase 2/2-methylisocitrate dehydratase, whose translation MLENYHKHAAERAKLGIPPLPLTAEQTSQLCELLKNPPEEQKEELLMLLRDRVPPGVDEAAYVKAGFLTAVAKKEITCPLISPQGAVDLLGTMMGGYNVQSLVNLLKSSDSNIAATAATALSKTLLVFDAFNDVLELSESNPYAKQVIDAWAEASWFINKPPVPEAIRVTVFKVPGETNTDDLSPAPHATTRPDIPLHALAMLESTMPEGIETIARLKEKGYPVAYVGDVVGTGSSRKSAINSVLWHIGHDIPFVPNKRAGGYILGGKIAPIFFNTAEDSGAFPIECDVSEMETGDVIIIYPYKGEVANEEGDVIANFTPKPETILDEVRAGGRIPLLIGRALTDKTRAALGLEPSDVFVRPIPPSPLSKGGVEDGGIPGFTLAQKMVGKACGLPGVRPGTSCEPMMTTVGSQDTTGPMTRDELKELACLGFNADLTLQSFCHTAAYPKPVDITTHKDLPDFFATRGGVALKPGDGIIHSWLNRMLLPDTVGTGGDSHTRFPLGISFPAGSGLVAFAAALGVMPLDMPESVLVKFTGKLQPGVTLRDIVNAIPWVAIQEGKLTVAKENKINVFNGRIMEMEGLPDLKVEQAFELTDATAERSCAGSTIKLGKDTIAEYLRSNISLIKNMVARGYQDSRTLMRRAAKMEEWLKNPVLMEADETAEYADVIEVNLNEIKEPIVAAPNDPDNVKLMSECAGDKVDEVFIGSCMTNIGHYRAAAKILEGAGRIKSVLWICPPTRMDEKQLREEGVYGVFAAAGARTEMPGCSLCMGNQARVEDNATVFSTSTRNFNNRMGKGAQVYLGSAELAAVCALLGKIPTVEEYMEIVTQKIDPFADELYRYLNFDQMTGFEDEGRVIPLDEMPKIEDILGIPAGALS comes from the coding sequence ATGTTAGAAAACTATCACAAACACGCAGCAGAACGAGCAAAACTTGGTATTCCCCCCTTACCCTTAACCGCAGAACAAACATCGCAACTATGCGAACTGTTAAAAAACCCACCCGAAGAGCAAAAAGAAGAACTTTTGATGTTATTACGAGATAGGGTTCCCCCTGGTGTGGATGAAGCAGCTTATGTTAAAGCAGGGTTCTTAACCGCAGTCGCTAAAAAAGAAATAACCTGTCCCCTCATCTCTCCTCAAGGCGCGGTAGACTTATTAGGAACCATGATGGGGGGTTATAACGTACAATCCTTAGTAAACCTCCTCAAATCTTCTGATAGTAATATTGCCGCAACCGCAGCCACCGCATTAAGCAAAACCCTGCTAGTGTTTGACGCATTTAACGATGTTTTAGAACTTTCCGAAAGCAACCCCTACGCTAAACAAGTTATCGACGCATGGGCTGAAGCTTCCTGGTTTATCAATAAACCCCCAGTCCCGGAAGCTATTCGCGTCACCGTCTTTAAAGTGCCAGGAGAAACCAATACAGACGATCTATCTCCTGCCCCCCACGCCACCACTCGGCCCGATATTCCCCTCCATGCGTTAGCTATGTTAGAGTCAACCATGCCGGAAGGGATCGAAACCATTGCTAGACTGAAAGAAAAAGGCTATCCTGTGGCTTATGTTGGGGATGTAGTTGGTACCGGTTCCTCCCGTAAATCAGCTATTAACTCCGTTTTATGGCACATTGGTCATGATATTCCCTTCGTCCCCAATAAACGGGCAGGCGGCTACATTTTAGGGGGGAAAATAGCCCCTATTTTCTTCAATACTGCCGAAGACTCCGGCGCATTTCCCATTGAATGCGATGTGTCGGAAATGGAAACCGGTGACGTTATCATCATCTATCCCTACAAAGGAGAAGTCGCTAACGAAGAAGGAGACGTTATTGCAAATTTCACCCCCAAACCTGAGACTATTTTAGATGAAGTTCGGGCTGGGGGACGCATTCCCTTACTTATTGGCCGCGCATTAACGGATAAAACCCGTGCAGCGTTGGGACTCGAACCCAGTGATGTTTTTGTCCGTCCAATCCCCCCTTCCCCCCTTAGTAAGGGGGGTGTCGAAGACGGGGGGATACCTGGCTTCACTTTGGCCCAGAAAATGGTGGGTAAAGCTTGCGGTTTACCTGGGGTTCGTCCGGGAACCTCCTGTGAACCCATGATGACTACCGTTGGTTCCCAAGATACCACAGGACCCATGACAAGGGATGAGTTGAAAGAGTTAGCTTGTTTAGGGTTCAACGCAGACTTAACCCTACAAAGTTTCTGTCATACCGCAGCTTATCCCAAACCAGTTGACATCACAACCCACAAAGACTTACCGGACTTCTTTGCAACTCGTGGAGGTGTGGCGTTGAAACCCGGTGACGGTATTATTCACTCTTGGTTAAACCGGATGTTATTACCGGATACGGTGGGAACCGGAGGAGACTCTCACACCCGTTTTCCTTTGGGTATTTCTTTCCCTGCTGGTTCCGGTTTAGTGGCCTTTGCAGCAGCTTTGGGGGTGATGCCTCTCGATATGCCAGAATCAGTATTAGTTAAGTTTACTGGAAAGTTGCAACCGGGTGTAACCTTAAGAGACATTGTGAATGCTATTCCTTGGGTTGCCATTCAAGAAGGTAAGCTAACTGTTGCCAAAGAGAACAAAATTAATGTTTTCAATGGTCGTATTATGGAGATGGAAGGATTACCTGATTTAAAAGTAGAACAGGCTTTTGAATTAACCGATGCTACCGCAGAAAGGTCCTGTGCAGGGTCTACAATTAAGTTAGGAAAAGACACCATCGCTGAATATTTACGCTCCAATATTTCCTTAATTAAAAATATGGTGGCACGGGGTTATCAAGACTCCAGAACCTTAATGCGTCGGGCTGCAAAAATGGAGGAATGGTTAAAAAATCCCGTCTTAATGGAGGCTGATGAAACAGCAGAGTATGCTGATGTTATCGAAGTCAACTTAAACGAGATTAAAGAACCTATTGTAGCTGCACCGAACGATCCCGATAATGTTAAATTAATGTCAGAATGTGCAGGGGATAAAGTAGATGAGGTATTCATCGGTTCCTGTATGACCAATATTGGACATTACCGCGCGGCTGCCAAAATTTTAGAAGGGGCAGGACGGATTAAATCTGTTTTATGGATTTGTCCCCCCACCCGAATGGATGAAAAACAGTTGCGTGAAGAAGGGGTTTATGGTGTGTTTGCTGCTGCTGGTGCCAGGACAGAAATGCCGGGATGTTCTCTATGTATGGGCAACCAAGCAAGAGTAGAAGACAATGCGACGGTGTTTTCAACCTCTACCCGTAACTTTAATAATCGTATGGGTAAAGGGGCGCAAGTTTACCTCGGTTCTGCGGAGTTAGCTGCGGTGTGTGCTTTATTAGGAAAAATCCCCACCGTTGAGGAATACATGGAGATTGTCACCCAAAAAATTGACCCCTTTGCTGATGAATTGTACCGTTATTTGAACTTTGATCAAATGACAGGATTTGAAGACGAAGGGCGAGTTATTCCCTTAGACGAAATGCCCAAAATCGAAGATATTTTAGGCATTCCAGCAGGAGCTTTAAGTTAA